The following nucleotide sequence is from Candidatus Parvarchaeota archaeon.
CTTGGTTTTTAGGCGCTGCATGGATCTTTTTAGCCCTTGAGTGGTTACTATGAGCGGTAGGAATATGATCGAAACTGCAATTGGCTATCTTGCGCTCGAATCCTTCGAGACGCCCTACGGGCTCCTCAGGACGAGCGGCATCAGTGTCCTTTTGCTCTTCTTATGCTCTTCATATCACCTGCACGCAGGCCAACCAGCAACCGGGGACGCACAAGCAGCTGCTGAGCGTCTACAGAATCTGCTGGAGCAGCAGGCACACAAACCCGATGATGCCACCATCAATTACAACGTGGGAGTAGCACAGTTTCGCGCCAAACAGTACGCATCAGCTGCCAAAAACTTTATGCGTGCTCATAAAAACGCCGGCAAAAACAAAACCTTGGAAAAGCGTGCCCAATTCAACACGGCTAAAGGGCTGGAGTTGGAAACCTTGGCCATGTTACCGGATAAGTGGGAAGACCCTAAGGTCGATGTGGACAGCAAGCTTTTGGATACCGCAATCAGTACCATGGAAAATGCCTGCAGCTGGTATAAAAAAGATGCCAACGATGCTAAAACACAGAAGAACCTTGAGAAGGCCGAAGAGACCCTAAAAAAGCTCAAGCGCAAAAAGAAGCAAGAGCAACAAAAACAGGATAAAAAAGACCAGAACAAGGATAAGGACAAAGATAAGAAAGATGATAAAAAGGACCAAGATCAAAAACAAAACGAGCAAAATAAACAAGATCAGCAGGACGAAAACAAGAGCAAAGACCAAAACCAGAAAAACAATACGTCAGATCAGCAAAACGACAGTCAGAAAAACGATCAGAAGAACGACGGCAGCAAAGACCAACCATCAGACGATAATGCTGTAAAGAACGATCAAGAGAAAGACGACAAAAAGCAAAATAAAGGTGGTGGCCAACAAAAACCGCAGCCCTCGGACCAGGAAGGCAAAGAGAGGGACCAGCAGCAAGCGAACGGCAAAAATACCGACAACCAGAAGAACAATAGCGAGCAATCCGCTCAACATGGACAACCTCAGGGTAGCGAAGAACAGAAACAACCATCTGGAGCCAATTCTATGGATGGTGACGATAAAAAACAAGAGTCTATGCAAGAGCGCCGCATGCGTGCTGTACTGGAAAACTTACAGGCTAGTGAAGGCAAGCAACAAAAATCCCTAATTTTGCAACAGCTACAGGGCAGCCAGCAGCCACAACATAACGGACAAAAACCATGGTAAAGGAAAGAGGCATAATGAAACGAATTCTTGCTACTGTTTGGCTCGCTACAGCGTCTTTACTTCACGCTGGCACCCTGTCGCTTTCTATTGAGGGGCAATCTACCGGTCAGCCTTTCTCTACGCAAGTGTATCAACCCTTTACCATCATCATCCGTCTGGATGCTAGCAGTAACGCGTCAGGCAATATTGATATAGAAGGGCTCAATCAATTACAAGTGCTGAAAACACAGCGTTCCAATAACTTCCAGTACATTAATGGCGCTATGACAGCAACTCTAACCCACCACCTCACGGTCCGCGCGGAGCATGAGGGTTCGTACACCTTAGGACCTGCCAAAATGCATGCCAACGGTCAAACCCTACAATCCAACACGGTAAGCATCAACGTAGGCAAAGCTACCAGTATCCCGGTGCGCAATGTCGGAGGAAGACCTTCGGGGCATGAAGTGACCTCTAAACTCGTTGCTAATAAAAACGAGGTTGTGGTTGGCGAACCGATTGAGGTAACGTACATCCTACACTCCCCCTACAGCCTGGTGGATGCAACCATGGGCAATTTTAAGGCTGATGAGTTTTCGATTAAGGAGGCCAAGCAGCACTCTCAACGCCAAGAAAATATTAACGGCACCGCGTGGTTGATTATTGAAAAGCGCTTTATGCTTATCCCCAATAA
It contains:
- a CDS encoding protein BatD, whose product is MVKERGIMKRILATVWLATASLLHAGTLSLSIEGQSTGQPFSTQVYQPFTIIIRLDASSNASGNIDIEGLNQLQVLKTQRSNNFQYINGAMTATLTHHLTVRAEHEGSYTLGPAKMHANGQTLQSNTVSINVGKATSIPVRNVGGRPSGHEVTSKLVANKNEVVVGEPIEVTYILHSPYSLVDATMGNFKADEFSIKEAKQHSQRQENINGTAWLIIEKRFMLIPNKEGTFSLGPIPTDVTVRVRRNAGAASIFDDDFFASMFGGSNEPVHVVSNELTIKVRPLPTTDRVEGVGRFVAYRAQLSAAEAQVNEPLKLT